One genomic region from Halobacteriovorax sp. HLS encodes:
- a CDS encoding M3 family oligoendopeptidase, whose product MTLEPTVWDNSKIYSSINDPKIPQDIAQITTISNSQSSNCSKLANALNEWDSVTLDEQKSLITIAQEVMRTSRKVSVLTRTLSTYVNSILSVDTNNSVASTLNSKISKASADVSKLFSPLEVFLIRLDDSLVENIFEGELSAKRFQVELLRDFKKYTLDVKRESLISGLSTDGLHAWGQLYNDISGKLMCDVDGEKINYASAASLTRGSDGAKRESAWRAIQKAWTEQEVSAAAILNAINGWRLEENTVRSQESQLHYLDVSCQQSRITRETLDSLINSTFEKREVGQRAIACMAKVFGKDKLGPWDLLAPAPKKESKSIPFNEAIDIIEKAFSSLSVEMGDFARMMYEKNWIDAKPSEFRRPGAYCTGFANVREPRVFMTYNGSMGDLITLAHELGHAYHNWVLRDLPIEASYYSMTLAETASIFAETLVRDYLFETLESKEDKMEIAWQNGESAAGMLCNIPARFEFEKNMVEKRKDQTLSANELKELMNGAWSKWYDNSLTEYDEMFWASKLHFSISGLGFYNYPYLFGYLFSLGIMAQRETLGDKFNEAYINLLRDTGTMKVEDLVQKHLGKDVTKSEFWLDSLKVVEKQVEIFEGLV is encoded by the coding sequence ATGACTTTAGAACCAACAGTATGGGACAATTCAAAAATTTATTCATCAATTAACGATCCAAAAATTCCACAAGACATCGCACAAATAACTACAATTTCAAATTCTCAAAGTTCAAATTGTTCGAAATTAGCGAATGCATTAAATGAGTGGGACTCAGTCACATTAGACGAACAAAAATCACTCATAACTATTGCACAAGAAGTTATGAGAACATCAAGAAAAGTGTCAGTGCTTACAAGAACACTTTCTACTTACGTGAACTCTATTTTATCAGTTGATACAAATAACTCAGTTGCTAGTACTTTAAACTCGAAAATCTCGAAAGCTTCTGCAGATGTTTCAAAATTGTTCTCTCCTTTAGAAGTCTTTCTTATTAGATTGGATGATTCCTTAGTCGAAAATATTTTTGAAGGGGAATTAAGTGCGAAGAGATTTCAGGTCGAGCTTTTAAGAGATTTTAAAAAGTATACTCTTGACGTTAAAAGAGAGTCTTTAATCTCTGGTTTATCAACAGATGGTCTTCATGCTTGGGGACAATTATATAATGACATAAGTGGTAAGCTTATGTGCGATGTTGATGGAGAAAAAATAAACTATGCCTCAGCAGCTTCTTTAACTAGAGGTAGTGATGGGGCCAAGCGTGAATCTGCATGGAGAGCTATTCAAAAAGCATGGACCGAGCAAGAGGTTTCAGCTGCAGCAATTTTAAATGCAATTAATGGTTGGAGACTTGAAGAAAACACTGTTCGTTCGCAAGAGTCTCAGCTGCACTACTTAGACGTATCTTGCCAGCAGTCACGAATAACTAGAGAGACTTTAGACTCACTTATTAATTCTACCTTTGAGAAACGAGAAGTTGGTCAACGAGCAATTGCATGTATGGCAAAGGTTTTTGGAAAAGATAAGCTTGGCCCGTGGGATCTACTTGCTCCGGCACCGAAAAAAGAAAGCAAGTCTATTCCTTTTAACGAGGCCATTGATATTATTGAAAAAGCATTTTCATCTTTATCGGTAGAGATGGGAGATTTTGCTCGTATGATGTATGAGAAAAATTGGATAGATGCAAAACCATCTGAATTTAGAAGACCTGGGGCATACTGTACTGGCTTTGCTAATGTTAGAGAGCCAAGAGTTTTTATGACTTACAACGGATCGATGGGGGACTTAATCACTCTCGCCCATGAACTTGGTCATGCTTATCATAATTGGGTTTTAAGAGATCTTCCTATCGAGGCAAGCTACTATTCAATGACACTTGCGGAGACTGCTTCAATTTTTGCAGAAACTTTAGTTCGAGATTATCTCTTTGAAACGCTTGAATCAAAAGAAGATAAAATGGAGATTGCTTGGCAAAATGGTGAAAGTGCAGCAGGTATGCTGTGTAATATTCCAGCACGTTTTGAGTTTGAAAAAAATATGGTGGAAAAGAGAAAAGATCAAACACTTTCAGCTAACGAGTTAAAAGAGCTCATGAATGGAGCTTGGAGTAAGTGGTACGATAATTCTTTAACAGAGTATGATGAAATGTTTTGGGCCAGTAAGCTTCACTTCTCTATTTCTGGACTAGGTTTTTACAACTATCCTTATCTTTTTGGATATCTCTTCAGCTTAGGAATTATGGCCCAGAGGGAAACTCTTGGTGATAAGTTTAATGAAGCCTATATAAATCTATTGAGAGATACTGGAACGATGAAGGTTGAAGACCTTGTTCAAAAGCATCTTGGTAAAGATGTAACAAAGTCAGAATTTTGGCTAGATAGTTTAAAAGTTGTTGAGAAGCAAGTAGAGATTTTTGAAGGGTTGGTATAG
- a CDS encoding endonuclease/exonuclease/phosphatase family protein, with protein sequence MITNTRMLLVALACTLSIQSTHSFFSFGRFKTPPLDEMHLVRGKAKRTSLNPDNISILVWNIYKGKNDSWREDFPELSKDRDLLLIQETDSDLRVQNTLEKMKDFRWDTGISFTYSKKVGSFTGTLIGSKVEPKKVDVLRSKYKEPLVRTHKVITSALYPIEGKSESLLAITIHAINFARKSAFYHQLRQTESMIRNHKGPVVFGGDFNCRSKKKTLYMRNFFKELGFNEVTFRNDNRYRSGMTGRIIDYIFVRDLKVLDSEVYGHLKSSDHMAMSVDLAY encoded by the coding sequence ATGATTACAAATACACGGATGTTATTAGTCGCTCTAGCATGTACGCTGAGCATACAGTCAACTCACTCTTTCTTCTCCTTTGGTAGGTTTAAAACACCGCCTTTAGATGAAATGCATCTAGTTAGGGGAAAGGCAAAGAGAACTTCTCTAAATCCCGATAATATTTCTATTCTTGTTTGGAATATTTATAAAGGTAAGAACGATTCTTGGAGAGAGGATTTTCCAGAGCTTTCTAAAGATAGAGACCTCTTACTTATTCAAGAAACTGATTCTGATTTAAGAGTTCAGAATACTTTGGAAAAGATGAAAGATTTTAGATGGGATACGGGGATAAGTTTTACTTATTCAAAGAAAGTTGGATCTTTTACAGGAACACTAATTGGATCAAAAGTTGAACCTAAGAAAGTAGATGTTCTACGTTCAAAATATAAAGAACCACTTGTTAGAACTCATAAAGTTATTACGAGTGCTCTGTACCCGATAGAAGGTAAGAGTGAAAGTTTACTAGCGATTACAATTCACGCAATAAACTTTGCTAGAAAGTCTGCGTTTTATCATCAGCTGAGACAAACGGAGTCGATGATTAGAAATCATAAGGGACCTGTTGTTTTTGGCGGAGACTTTAACTGTCGATCAAAAAAGAAAACATTATATATGAGAAACTTCTTTAAGGAACTTGGTTTCAATGAAGTTACTTTTAGAAATGACAATAGATATCGCTCTGGTATGACTGGAAGAATTATTGATTATATCTTTGTAAGAGACTTAAAAGTCTTAGACTCTGAAGTCTATGGGCATTTAAAGTCGTCTGATCACATGGCAATGAGTGTCGATCTCGCTTACTAG
- a CDS encoding replication-associated recombination protein A: MGNKINNNIQEDLFSNTSGPDTTRPTLRSNEPLPFRARPVNFEGYFGQEHVFKRYPFLRTSNIPSLVIWGPPGTGKTTLAHILAKSSGLELYTFNAVLGGVNELKKLIASATEMRQRTAQEAIIFVDEIHRFNKAQQDALLPYVEQGSFIFIGATTENPRSSVNKALLSRVQIIELKKLSEKDLVSIVKNVSSQFDISIDEDSINFISDYSNGDARNALNILELVEKQYKQTKKILSLNEIKPLVLENAREYDRNKDRHYDVISAFIKSMRGSDPNSALLWLAVMLDGGEDPVFIARRLVIFASEDVGNADPQALMMATACLSAVSQIGMPEARINLAQATTYLAATVKSNAAYLGINEALEYVRSNQTIEVPKHLKNFPPQEFKGKYQYPHNFPHHFVKQQYSPNGTPNFYRPTEMGREKNIKDRLDNLWS; this comes from the coding sequence ATGGGTAATAAAATAAATAATAATATTCAAGAAGACCTATTTTCAAATACTTCTGGACCAGATACGACTAGGCCAACGCTACGAAGCAATGAACCACTCCCCTTTAGAGCTAGGCCAGTAAACTTTGAAGGCTACTTTGGTCAAGAACACGTTTTTAAACGCTATCCATTTCTGAGAACCTCAAATATACCATCTCTCGTAATCTGGGGTCCTCCAGGTACAGGAAAAACAACCTTGGCCCACATTCTGGCAAAGAGCAGTGGGCTTGAACTCTATACTTTTAATGCTGTTCTTGGTGGAGTAAATGAACTTAAGAAGTTGATTGCAAGTGCTACTGAGATGAGACAGAGAACTGCTCAAGAGGCGATCATCTTTGTAGACGAAATCCATAGGTTTAACAAAGCTCAACAAGATGCTCTACTGCCATATGTTGAGCAAGGAAGCTTTATTTTTATTGGAGCTACAACTGAAAATCCAAGAAGTTCTGTTAATAAGGCACTACTTTCTCGTGTGCAAATCATTGAGCTTAAAAAATTATCAGAAAAAGATCTCGTCTCTATTGTTAAAAATGTATCCTCGCAATTCGATATCTCTATTGATGAAGACTCTATTAACTTTATAAGTGATTACTCAAATGGTGATGCAAGAAATGCACTAAATATTTTAGAACTTGTTGAAAAGCAATATAAGCAAACTAAAAAAATACTAAGCCTAAATGAAATAAAACCACTAGTACTTGAGAATGCTCGAGAATATGATCGAAACAAAGACCGTCACTACGACGTTATTTCTGCCTTTATTAAAAGTATGCGAGGAAGTGATCCAAACTCTGCACTTTTGTGGTTAGCTGTTATGCTCGATGGTGGCGAAGACCCTGTCTTTATAGCAAGAAGACTGGTTATTTTTGCTTCAGAAGATGTTGGTAATGCAGATCCACAAGCATTAATGATGGCCACAGCATGCTTAAGCGCTGTCTCTCAAATAGGAATGCCAGAAGCTAGAATAAACTTAGCGCAGGCCACTACTTATTTAGCGGCAACAGTTAAAAGTAATGCAGCTTATTTAGGTATTAATGAAGCCTTAGAATATGTGAGAAGTAATCAAACAATTGAAGTGCCTAAGCATCTTAAAAACTTTCCTCCACAAGAGTTTAAAGGTAAATACCAATATCCTCACAATTTCCCACATCACTTTGTAAAACAGCAATACTCTCCAAATGGAACTCCAAACTTCTATCGCCCAACAGAAATGGGAAGAGAGAAGAATATAAAGGACAGACTCGATAACCTCTGGAGCTAA
- the rpsU gene encoding 30S ribosomal protein S21, producing the protein MGKDKSYSIYISIDDKLGAERSLRKFKRLCESFGVVREYRKRKEFKKPSIRKIEKLEAAEKRRNKTVSKTRRSSKI; encoded by the coding sequence ATGGGAAAAGACAAGAGTTATTCAATTTACATTTCAATTGATGATAAACTTGGAGCAGAACGTTCTTTAAGAAAGTTTAAAAGACTATGCGAATCTTTTGGTGTTGTACGTGAGTATCGTAAGAGAAAAGAATTCAAAAAGCCTTCTATTCGCAAGATCGAAAAGCTTGAAGCAGCAGAGAAACGTAGAAACAAAACTGTTAGCAAAACAAGAAGATCATCAAAAATCTAA
- a CDS encoding SlyX family protein → MKELEERLIALEEKFSYQDQLVTELNKIVSDQQLTISQLIREVKGLSEMNEGGASARSLKDDVPPHY, encoded by the coding sequence ATGAAAGAACTAGAAGAAAGACTAATTGCTTTAGAAGAGAAATTCTCTTATCAAGACCAGCTTGTTACTGAATTGAATAAGATTGTTTCTGATCAACAGTTAACGATTTCACAACTCATTAGGGAAGTTAAAGGTTTGAGTGAAATGAATGAAGGGGGAGCTTCTGCTAGAAGTTTGAAGGATGATGTTCCTCCGCACTATTAA
- a CDS encoding ABC transporter substrate-binding protein, producing the protein MKLFSILLLIVACPLTLGAELTATGHPDYPPIAWESGGSLKGASVELVKAALKNLGHTVRFVPVGTWGRAQEEVKSGRIDILLPPYKTPKRELVYTFPERPFLMDKTAIFTKKGKVIKFNEFKDLKQFDGVAIVNDSFGDKFDKADNDHKILKRLSKTEQCLQFLLRGRADYLIAGQNAALAVISKLGLKDKFDIQEQLIIETGMYTAISKKSVYNTKKFTESFFKEMDRLVSEKLHEKAIADALDDYSNETQEDI; encoded by the coding sequence ATGAAACTATTCTCTATCTTACTCCTTATTGTCGCTTGCCCTCTAACTTTGGGGGCCGAGTTAACTGCCACAGGCCATCCCGATTATCCTCCTATTGCGTGGGAGAGTGGAGGATCTTTAAAAGGAGCTTCTGTTGAGCTCGTTAAGGCAGCGTTGAAAAACCTTGGACATACTGTGAGGTTTGTTCCTGTAGGAACCTGGGGAAGGGCACAGGAGGAAGTCAAAAGTGGAAGAATAGATATTCTTCTCCCTCCCTATAAAACTCCGAAGAGGGAGCTTGTTTATACATTCCCTGAAAGACCTTTTTTGATGGATAAGACTGCCATTTTTACTAAAAAGGGGAAGGTCATAAAGTTTAATGAATTTAAAGACCTAAAGCAATTTGATGGTGTTGCTATTGTGAATGATAGCTTTGGTGATAAGTTTGATAAAGCAGATAATGACCACAAGATCTTAAAGCGTTTATCTAAAACTGAACAGTGCTTACAATTTTTACTTAGAGGTAGAGCAGATTACTTAATTGCGGGACAAAACGCAGCTTTAGCGGTAATAAGTAAACTAGGACTCAAAGATAAATTCGATATTCAAGAGCAACTGATTATTGAAACTGGAATGTATACGGCAATCTCTAAGAAGTCCGTATACAATACTAAGAAATTTACTGAGAGCTTCTTTAAAGAAATGGATAGATTAGTCAGTGAAAAACTTCACGAAAAAGCAATAGCAGATGCTTTAGATGACTACTCTAATGAAACTCAAGAGGATATATGA